In one Bacillus rossius redtenbacheri isolate Brsri chromosome 11, Brsri_v3, whole genome shotgun sequence genomic region, the following are encoded:
- the LOC134536510 gene encoding facilitated trehalose transporter Tret1-like isoform X2, translating into MGRRTVMLVMAPAFALSWIVLALARSVPWLLVARFFTGLCGGVFSVVGPIYNGEVADKKVRGALGTFYQLFLCTGLVAAYVIGHWGSLLTLNLCSAAVPALFFGLAWLVPETPVYLMERGDDPGAERALRWLRGPRFDVAREMVLIAEYLEQMRAKEIGLRKAFATRAATRALVISAVTMTIQQASGIKPVVFYTVSIFKGAGSDIDPYVATVITGVVLAVATLVSTLLVDRWGRRYMLLVSGVLTTTCHVVIGIHYYRGENSSIGWLPLAALCAYLVTYSAGYGAVPWVLLGELFPPEIKEIAGPICSSVNWLVAFVVAMVFPMSVSSLGFAVSFWLLGLFCFLGFVFVFVFVVETKGKTLEEIQEQLENTSYFNFKL; encoded by the coding sequence ATGGGACGGCGAACCGTCATGCTCGTCATGGCCCCGGCATTCGCGCTGTCCTGGATCGTGCTGGCCTTGGCGCGCAGCGTGCCATGGCTGTTGGTGGCGCGCTTCTTCACCGGCCTGTGCGGCGGCGTGTTCTCGGTGGTGGGGCCCATATACAATGGCGAGGTCGCCGACAAGAAGGTGCGCGGGGCGCTCGGCACCTTTTACCAGCTGTTCCTGTGCACAGGGCTGGTGGCAGCCTATGTGATAGGACACTGGGGCAGCCTGCTGACTCTCAACTTATGCTCGGCAGCCGTGCCGGCGCTTTTCTTCGGACTCGCCTGGCTCGTGCCCGAGACACCGGTGTACCTGATGGAACGCGGCGACGACCCCGGGGCGGAGCGAGCCCTGCGCTGGCTGCGTGGCCCGCGCTTCGACGTCGCGCGGGAGATGGTGCTCATCGCAGAGTACCTAGAGCAGATGCGTGCCAAAGAGATAGGGCTGCGAAAGGCCTTCGCGACCCGCGCTGCCACAAGAGCCCTCGTAATCTCCGCTGTGACCATGACCATTCAGCAGGCGAGCGGCATCAAGCCCGTTGTCTTCTACACAGTGTCCATCTTCAAGGGCGCTGGCAGCGACATCGACCCCTACGTTGCCACAGTGATCACAGGGGTGGTGCTGGCGGTGGCCACGCTCGTGTCAACGCTGCTGGTGGACCGCTGGGGCCGGCGCTACATGCTGCTGGTCTCGGGGGTGCTCACCACCACCTGCCACGTGGTCATCGGCATTCACTACTACAGGGGGGAAAACTCGTCCATAGGTTGGCTGCCACTCGCAGCGCTCTGCGCCTACCTAGTCACCTACAGTGCAGGCTATGGCGCCGTGCCGTGGGTGCTGCTGGGCGAGCTGTTCCCTCCCGAGATTAAGGAGATTGCCGGCCCCATCTGCTCCAGCGTCAACTGGCTCGTGGCCTTCGTCGTTGCGATGGTGTTCCCCATGTCCGTCAGCTCGCTGGGCTTCGCCGTGTCCTTCTGGCTGCTGGGGCTCTTCTGCTTCCTGGGGTTCGTGTTCGTATTCGTGTTCGTCGTGGAGACAAAGGGAAAGACTCTCGAGGAGATTCAGGAGCAGCTGGAGAACACGTCGTACTTCAACTTCAAGTTATAG
- the LOC134536510 gene encoding facilitated trehalose transporter Tret1-like isoform X1 gives MLDTQQVDERSENEPPDFSSTKAQKLPQYIAAFIVALGAFGLGMVVGWSATAVEKLRHDLPLTVIDVSWLGSIVNLAAAVVMLPLALLMKVMGRRTVMLVMAPAFALSWIVLALARSVPWLLVARFFTGLCGGVFSVVGPIYNGEVADKKVRGALGTFYQLFLCTGLVAAYVIGHWGSLLTLNLCSAAVPALFFGLAWLVPETPVYLMERGDDPGAERALRWLRGPRFDVAREMVLIAEYLEQMRAKEIGLRKAFATRAATRALVISAVTMTIQQASGIKPVVFYTVSIFKGAGSDIDPYVATVITGVVLAVATLVSTLLVDRWGRRYMLLVSGVLTTTCHVVIGIHYYRGENSSIGWLPLAALCAYLVTYSAGYGAVPWVLLGELFPPEIKEIAGPICSSVNWLVAFVVAMVFPMSVSSLGFAVSFWLLGLFCFLGFVFVFVFVVETKGKTLEEIQEQLENTSYFNFKL, from the exons ATGCTAGACACCCAACAAGTTGACGAGCGATCTGAAAATGAGCCACCTGACTTCTCTTCAACGAAAGCACAAAAGCTTCCTCAGTACATCGCAGCATTTATTG TGGCGCTGGGAGCGTTCGGCCTGGGCATGGTGGTGGGCTGGTCGGCCACGGCTGTGGAGAAGCTCAGGCACGACCTGCCGCTGACCGTGATCGACGTGTCGTGGCTGGGCAGCATCGTGAACCTAGCCGCCGCTGTGGTCATGCTGCCACTCGCGCTGCTCATGAAG GTGATGGGACGGCGAACCGTCATGCTCGTCATGGCCCCGGCATTCGCGCTGTCCTGGATCGTGCTGGCCTTGGCGCGCAGCGTGCCATGGCTGTTGGTGGCGCGCTTCTTCACCGGCCTGTGCGGCGGCGTGTTCTCGGTGGTGGGGCCCATATACAATGGCGAGGTCGCCGACAAGAAGGTGCGCGGGGCGCTCGGCACCTTTTACCAGCTGTTCCTGTGCACAGGGCTGGTGGCAGCCTATGTGATAGGACACTGGGGCAGCCTGCTGACTCTCAACTTATGCTCGGCAGCCGTGCCGGCGCTTTTCTTCGGACTCGCCTGGCTCGTGCCCGAGACACCGGTGTACCTGATGGAACGCGGCGACGACCCCGGGGCGGAGCGAGCCCTGCGCTGGCTGCGTGGCCCGCGCTTCGACGTCGCGCGGGAGATGGTGCTCATCGCAGAGTACCTAGAGCAGATGCGTGCCAAAGAGATAGGGCTGCGAAAGGCCTTCGCGACCCGCGCTGCCACAAGAGCCCTCGTAATCTCCGCTGTGACCATGACCATTCAGCAGGCGAGCGGCATCAAGCCCGTTGTCTTCTACACAGTGTCCATCTTCAAGGGCGCTGGCAGCGACATCGACCCCTACGTTGCCACAGTGATCACAGGGGTGGTGCTGGCGGTGGCCACGCTCGTGTCAACGCTGCTGGTGGACCGCTGGGGCCGGCGCTACATGCTGCTGGTCTCGGGGGTGCTCACCACCACCTGCCACGTGGTCATCGGCATTCACTACTACAGGGGGGAAAACTCGTCCATAGGTTGGCTGCCACTCGCAGCGCTCTGCGCCTACCTAGTCACCTACAGTGCAGGCTATGGCGCCGTGCCGTGGGTGCTGCTGGGCGAGCTGTTCCCTCCCGAGATTAAGGAGATTGCCGGCCCCATCTGCTCCAGCGTCAACTGGCTCGTGGCCTTCGTCGTTGCGATGGTGTTCCCCATGTCCGTCAGCTCGCTGGGCTTCGCCGTGTCCTTCTGGCTGCTGGGGCTCTTCTGCTTCCTGGGGTTCGTGTTCGTATTCGTGTTCGTCGTGGAGACAAAGGGAAAGACTCTCGAGGAGATTCAGGAGCAGCTGGAGAACACGTCGTACTTCAACTTCAAGTTATAG